The genomic region AGcaataagacagagaaaatatACAATATGAAACCACAATACCTGTGGAAAAGCCTTAGAGGTATGTGAGGGATACCAGCAGAAGGCAGATCTGTGGAGATACCACCACCATGTAAAGCAGGGGGTTACAaatggccacatagcggtcataAGCCATCACAGCTAACGTGAGCACCTCGGctacaatgaaaaataagaacCCTCCCAGTTGGGTGGCGCATTCATAGTATGAGGTGGTTTTCTTCTGTACTAAAAAATTGATCAGCATTTTAGGGGCAATGACAGTAGAATCGCCAAGATTGATGATAGCCAAATGGcgcaggaagaagtacatgggggttTGAAGCTGAGAGTCAACACTGGTGAGGGTGATGATGCCCAGATTCCCCGCCATGGTCAGCCCATAGATCaccaggaaaacaaagaagagtgGAATCTGGAGCTCTGGGCGGTCTGAGACTCCCATGAGAATGAACTCAGTCACCAGGGTGAGGTTCCCTGGAGCCATGTAAGGGTTTGGAAACTCATCTgtttggagaagaaaaggagaagtggTTACAAActctaaagatttattttttaggacTTTCATTAGGCAGTAAGGGTAATTCCTTAGGTGAGATTTCCTGGAATGATGTATGAATCTAACTCGGTTATTGAAATCAAGGTGCTAGGACTAGTAAATAAACTACAGTcatttggaagagagaaaaagcaagtgcAGCAAATTAAATAGACGACCCAGCTTCATTCATTATTGGAGGATTTCCTTCCTCACATTCTTATTCAGTTTTGAATATCTTATTATCTTATTAGCTTGCCAGGTATTTGAAGCCATGATTTCTATCTTATATGTCTCTCAAGTGTGAAAAGCCTTGAGGAATTGTATGCCTTCAAAAAATCCAATTTCTCCTTGTGATTTCTTAATCTGGGACTTGTT from Panthera uncia isolate 11264 chromosome D1, Puncia_PCG_1.0, whole genome shotgun sequence harbors:
- the LOC125915976 gene encoding LOW QUALITY PROTEIN: olfactory receptor 8J3-like (The sequence of the model RefSeq protein was modified relative to this genomic sequence to represent the inferred CDS: substituted 1 base at 1 genomic stop codon), whose translation is MAPGNLTLVTEFILMGVSDRPELQIPLFFVFLVIYGLTMAGNLGIITLTSVDSQLQTPMYFFLRHLAIINLGDSTVIAPKMLINFLVQKKTTSYYECATQLGGFLFFIVAEVLTLAVMAYDRYVAICNPLLYMVVVSPQICLLLVSLTYLXGFSTGIVVSYCIFSLSYCSSNVINHFFCDIVPLLTLSCSDTYFPETIVFISAATNLVLSLIIVVVSYFNIVLSILRMRSSEGRKKAFSTCASHMMAVTVFYGTLLFMYLQPQTNYSLDTDKIASVFYTLVIPMLNPMIYSLRNQDVKAVLQRFLTISCYSLKSV